The DNA region GAGAGTATTCTCCGGTTCCTGCTGACCTTCCGGTTTTTCTTTTCTTTTATGTGTCATCAGTTATTACCAAAATACTTTTTCAGTTTCTCGAAAAACCCTTTAGACTGGGGGTAAGCGCTTTTATCTTCTGTTTTGGCGAATTCTTTCAGCATTTCCTGCTGCTTAGAGTTGAGCTTGGCGGGGGTTTCGATAATAATCTGGACAAGCTGGTCGCCGTTTCGGTGCGTCCGCACATCCGGCAGACCCTGGCCTTTTATCCTGAAGATGCTGCCGTATTGCGTGCCCGGGGGAATCTTTAACTGCTTTGTGCCATCCAGACTCGGCACCTCTATTGTCGTCCCGAGAGCGGCCTCGGTAAAGCTTATAGGAACAACAGCTACAACGTTGTTTCCGTCACGATGCAGAAATTCATGCGGCTTTACGCCGACATAGCAATACAGGTCGCCTCTCGGCCCACCCACGCGGCCTGGTTCGCCTTCGCCTGCGACTCGAATTCCCTGTCCTTCGTGAACGCCGGGGGGGATTTTAACGTTTACAATGCGCTTTTTCGGCACCCTTCCTGTGCCTTTGCAGTTTTTACAGGGGTTGGTGATAACCTGGCCTCTGCCGCCGCATTGCCGACAGGTTGAGACCATCTGGAAAAATCCACCTCCGCTTGTTACCTGTCCTCTTCCGCCGCACATAGGACACCGGCCGGGGCTCGCCCCCTTAGCAGAAGCCGTGCCGTTACATTCCGGACATATATCCTGGCGGGTAAATTCGATGGTCCTTTCGACGCCTTTGGCGATATCGTTAAGCGTCAGCTCAACGGAGGTCTCCAGATCATATCCGCGGGCAGGACCGGCTCGCCCGCTTCTTCTGCCCCCGCCGCCGAAGACGCTACCGAGAAAATCGTCGACGCCGAACATATCTTCGAAGATGCTGCCGATATCCTGCCACTTCATGTGCGAATAGTCGCGCACGCCTGCGCCGCGTAGGCCTTCGTGGCCGAACTGGTCATATCGCTGACGCTTATCGGGGTCGCTTAAGACTTCGTAGGCCTCGGCGCACTCCTTGAACTTGGCCTCGGCATCCTTATCATTCGGATTTTTGTCCGGATGATATTTCATCGCCATCCGGCGGTATGCGCGCTTAATCTCGTCGGCAGAAGCGTTCTTGCCTACCCCCAGAACTTCATAATAATCCCGCTTTGCCATAGTATTCTAAAATTCGAAATTCGAATTTGAATTTGTTTCGTATTTCGATATTCAGGTTTTATCTAACCGCTCCCGGTATCGGGTCTTCGTCTTTATCTTTCAAGTCGGTTACTAACACGTTGGTCGTCAGCATCAATCCTGCTACGGAAGCAGCGCTTTGCAAGGCGATTCTGGCGACTTTTGCAGGGTCGATAATTCCGGCCTTGAACATATTGACGAATTGCCCGGTGTTTGCGTCGTAGCCGATGTTTTCATCTTTTTCCAGTTTTTCGAGAAGCTGTTCAACAATCACATCGCCATGGTCGCCGGAGTTATCCGCAATCTGCATTGCAGGCGTTTTGAGGGCGTCGCTTACGATATCAAAGCCGATTTTCTCATCGCCCTTGGCATTTGCTTTGGCTTTCTGAACTTTGCCGATGGCACGAAGGAACACAACACCACCGCCTGCGACAACGCCTTCGTCCGTTGCAGCTCTTGTAGCGTGAAGCGCATCGTCGAGAAGGTCTTTGCGTTCTTTCATTTCCGTTTCAGTTGCAGCGCCTGCTTTGATAATGGCGACACCGCCGGTGAGTTTGGCAAGCCGCTCCTGCAGTTTTTCACGGTCGTAGTTACTGGTTGTTTTTTCGATTTGGTTGCGAATCTGGTCGCAGCGGGCAGTTATACCCTGCTTTTTGCCGGTACCTTCAATTATCGTGGTTGTTTCCTTGCCTATAATAATTTTCCTGGCCTGCCCTAATTGTGAAAGCTCAATTTTTTCGAGCTTTATCCCCAGCTCTTCGGTGATTACCTCTCCGCCTGTGAGGACACCAATATCTGACAGCATTGCTTTTCTGCGGTCGCCGAAGCCCGGCGCCTTAACCGCACAGACTTTCAACACGCCCTGCAGACGATTAATAACCAGCGCCGCCAAAGCTTCGCCCTCAACGTCTTCGGAGATAATCACCAACGGCTTAGCAACCTGGGCGATTTTTTCGAGCAGGGGAATAATTTCACGAATGTTGGATATTTTCTTTTCATGCAGCAGGATATAGGCATCCTCGAAAATAGCTTCGAGCGTTTCAGGATTGGTCATAAAGTACGGGGATATGTAGCCCTTATCGAACCGCATACCTTCGACAACGGTCAGCTCGTTTTCCATACCCTTACCCTCTTCGACCTCGATGACGCCTTCTTCGCCGACTTTATCCATTGCATCAGCCAGGATTTCCCCGACTTGTGCGTTATTGTTTGCGCTGATAGTTGCCACTTTCGCAATGTCGCTGTGGCCTTTTACCGGAACGCTGACCGATTCGATAAATTTCGTAACAACTTCGGCCGCTTTACTGATTCCTCTCTGGATAGCTATGGAATTTACGCCGGCGGTGACATACTTCAGACCCTCGGAATAAATAGCTTCGGCCAGGACGGTTGAAGTTGTTGTCCCGTCGCCCACCTCATCGGAGGTCTTGTTGGCGACCTGGTTGACCATCTTTGCGCCCATATTCTTGAATGGTTCCGGCAGCTCTACTTCCTTGCTGACGGTGACACCATCTTTTGTAACTTTCGGCGAGCCCCAGCTTTTGTGCAGGATTACGTTCCTGCCCGTAGGGCCGAGGGTAACTTTCACCACTTTTGCCAATTGCGACAGCCCGTCTTTAAGGTGTGTTCGTGCTGTATCGTCGAACATTAATTGCTTTGCCATTTTTTATTGTCCCTTATACATTCGCTGTTAAACTTTTCTATTGTTCACTTCTCAATAATTCCCAGAATATCGCTTTCATGCAGAACTACGAATTTGTCTCCGTCAATATCGATTTCACTTCCTATGTATCTGGCGTAAATGACCTCATCATTTTTCTTAACGCTCATCTTGCCTCGTTTGCCGTCATCGAGCAGCTTGCCCGGTCCGACAGCAATTATTTTTCCGATTTGAGGTTTTTCCTTCGCAGTATCCGGCAGAATAATACCGCCGGCGGTTTTTTCTTGCGCTTGCGATTGTTTTATTACTACTCTGTCATCCAAAGGTCTCAGTTTCATAGTTTCTCCTTTTTCGTTTTACATCATACCCATACCACCCATGCCGCCCATACCGCCCATGCCGCCCATGCCGCCCATGCCACCCATGCCGCCCATACCTCCCGGAGGCATTGCCGGAGCGTCATCTTTATCTTTGGGCTTCTCGGTAATGAGACAATCCGTAGTCAGCAGCAGCACGGCTATGCTCACCGCGTTTTCCAGTGCGATGCGTGTCACCTTTGCAGGGTCAACAATGCCGGCGTCGAAAAGATCTTCATATGTGTCTGTATCGGCGTTATACCCGAAGCCGCCTTTGCCTTCGGCGACTTTATTAACTACCAGGTTCGCCGTTGCCCCGGCGTTCGCGGCAATCCAGTAGCAAGGCGTCGTTAGAGCCTTTGATACTATATCTGCTCCGGTTTGCTCATCACCTTCGAGTTTTAATTTCTTTACCGCATCAATGCACCGAATAAGTGCCACGCCGCCGCCCGGTACGATACCCTCTTCAATAGCTGCTCTTGTGGCATGAAGCGCATCTTCTATCCGCGCCTTTATTTCTTTCATTTCCGCTTCGCTCGCTGCGCCGACATTGATTTGAGCAACGCCGCCGGTCAGCCTGGCTAATCTTTCCTGCAGTTTCTCGCGGTCGTAATCGCTGGTTGTCGTTTCTATTTCGCTCTGGATTTGCCTGATTCTGCCGCTGACTGCATCTTCGCTACCTGCACCTTCGACAATGATTGTATTATCGTTATCGATGGTTATCTTTTTGGCCTGTCCTAACTGTTTGATGCTGATATTCTCCATCTCGATTCCCAAATCCTTGAAAATCGGCTCCGCCCCCGTCAGAACAGCAATATCCTCGAGCATTGCTTTTCTGCGGTCGCCGTAGCCCGGCGCTTTCACCGCCGCGACCTGCAGCACCCCTCTTAGTTTATTGACCACCAGCGTGGCCAATGCTTCGCCCTCGACATCTTCGGCGATAATCAGCATCGGCCTTTTGCTCTTTGCAATCTTCTCAAGCAGCGGCACAAGCTTGGCCACGTTGTTTATCTTGTCCTCATAAATCAATATGTATGGTTTTTCCAGCTCGCAGGTCATATTCTCCGCATCGGTCACGAAATGCGGCGAAAGGTAGCCACGATCGAACTGCATACCCTCGACGAAGTCAACAGTCGTATCGAGACTCTTGCCTTCTTCAACGGTAATTACGCCATCTTTGCCGACCTGCTGAAACGCATCGGCCATTTTATTGCCTATCGCGGTATCGTTGTTGGCGGATATCGATGCGACGTTGACAATGTCGGTTCTCTTGCTGATATCCACCGGCTTTGCCAGCGATTTCAGTTTCTCTACTATCACCTTGGCGCATTTTTGCATACCGCGTGCCAAAGACATTGCATCGGCCCCTGCCGCAAGATTTCGATATGCCTCTTTGAACATCGCTTCAGCAAGTACCGTCGCCGTAGTAGTCCCGTCGCCGGCCACTTTTGAGGTTTTGCTTGCTGCCTCTCTTACGAGTTTGGCCCCGAGGTTTTCGTTTTTGTCTATAAGCTCGATTTCTTCGGCCACCGTTACGCCGTCTTTGGTTACCGTTGGCCCGCCCCAGCCTTTATCAAGGATAGCGCATCGGCCTCTCGGCCCAAGCGTTGATTTGACTGCTGCCGCCAACTTTTCCGCCCCCGCCAGCAGAGCAGACCTTGCGTCAGATTCGAATGCCAACTCTTTAACTGCCATAATTGGTTTCCTTCCTAATACGTTTCAAATTAAAATTCAAAAAAGCCTACCCCCGAATTTTCGTATTTATAACAGATATGCAAAAAATATACCAGCTTAAAGTCAACACCTGCCTATTTTGGAGAGTTTAGCCCTAACTATCCTATTAATAAATAATTATGTAACACAAAAATTACACCTCCTAAAAACATAGCTATCCTCCAGCCAAAAGAAAACACACATTTTGGCAAGAGGTTCCGCCAATTTGACAGGCCAGCTCTGTTAAGAAGGGCAAAAAAATTTGGTCTCAGGGCCTATAAAAACTGTCGCTTATGTGTCGAATGCCTGAAATCACCCCTCCAAACACTCTATCACAATTATTTGCTTGAAATGGGAAACCTTTTCTGCTACAATACTTTTAACGAATGGGGGATAAAATGCACAAAAAATCACTACTGATATTCACAGCAATTATCATTTTGTCTGTATTAACCGGCCTGACCTTCGCCGCTGCTTTCGCTACTTTAAGAACCTATATCCACAACGGCCAATATATAAAAGAGATTTTCCTCATCGCCTTCTTATCCTTAACGATTTTATGCAGAGTTTACCTCTTCAGAAAGTCGCTGGACTAACCTGGAGCCGGTCTGTCGCAAATCAACTATCGTAATACAGATGGAACTCGTACGGGTGCGGTCGAATCGACATCTCGTCAATTTCCTCTTCACGTTTCCACTTAATCCACGCCTCAATGAGGTCTTCACTGAATACGTCACCCTCGGTAAGGAATTTAT from Phycisphaerae bacterium includes:
- the dnaJ gene encoding molecular chaperone DnaJ produces the protein MAKRDYYEVLGVGKNASADEIKRAYRRMAMKYHPDKNPNDKDAEAKFKECAEAYEVLSDPDKRQRYDQFGHEGLRGAGVRDYSHMKWQDIGSIFEDMFGVDDFLGSVFGGGGRRSGRAGPARGYDLETSVELTLNDIAKGVERTIEFTRQDICPECNGTASAKGASPGRCPMCGGRGQVTSGGGFFQMVSTCRQCGGRGQVITNPCKNCKGTGRVPKKRIVNVKIPPGVHEGQGIRVAGEGEPGRVGGPRGDLYCYVGVKPHEFLHRDGNNVVAVVPISFTEAALGTTIEVPSLDGTKQLKIPPGTQYGSIFRIKGQGLPDVRTHRNGDQLVQIIIETPAKLNSKQQEMLKEFAKTEDKSAYPQSKGFFEKLKKYFGNN
- the groL gene encoding chaperonin GroEL (60 kDa chaperone family; promotes refolding of misfolded polypeptides especially under stressful conditions; forms two stacked rings of heptamers to form a barrel-shaped 14mer; ends can be capped by GroES; misfolded proteins enter the barrel where they are refolded when GroES binds), coding for MAKQLMFDDTARTHLKDGLSQLAKVVKVTLGPTGRNVILHKSWGSPKVTKDGVTVSKEVELPEPFKNMGAKMVNQVANKTSDEVGDGTTTSTVLAEAIYSEGLKYVTAGVNSIAIQRGISKAAEVVTKFIESVSVPVKGHSDIAKVATISANNNAQVGEILADAMDKVGEEGVIEVEEGKGMENELTVVEGMRFDKGYISPYFMTNPETLEAIFEDAYILLHEKKISNIREIIPLLEKIAQVAKPLVIISEDVEGEALAALVINRLQGVLKVCAVKAPGFGDRRKAMLSDIGVLTGGEVITEELGIKLEKIELSQLGQARKIIIGKETTTIIEGTGKKQGITARCDQIRNQIEKTTSNYDREKLQERLAKLTGGVAIIKAGAATETEMKERKDLLDDALHATRAATDEGVVAGGGVVFLRAIGKVQKAKANAKGDEKIGFDIVSDALKTPAMQIADNSGDHGDVIVEQLLEKLEKDENIGYDANTGQFVNMFKAGIIDPAKVARIALQSAASVAGLMLTTNVLVTDLKDKDEDPIPGAVR
- the groES gene encoding co-chaperone GroES, translated to MKLRPLDDRVVIKQSQAQEKTAGGIILPDTAKEKPQIGKIIAVGPGKLLDDGKRGKMSVKKNDEVIYARYIGSEIDIDGDKFVVLHESDILGIIEK
- the groL gene encoding chaperonin GroEL (60 kDa chaperone family; promotes refolding of misfolded polypeptides especially under stressful conditions; forms two stacked rings of heptamers to form a barrel-shaped 14mer; ends can be capped by GroES; misfolded proteins enter the barrel where they are refolded when GroES binds); the protein is MAVKELAFESDARSALLAGAEKLAAAVKSTLGPRGRCAILDKGWGGPTVTKDGVTVAEEIELIDKNENLGAKLVREAASKTSKVAGDGTTTATVLAEAMFKEAYRNLAAGADAMSLARGMQKCAKVIVEKLKSLAKPVDISKRTDIVNVASISANNDTAIGNKMADAFQQVGKDGVITVEEGKSLDTTVDFVEGMQFDRGYLSPHFVTDAENMTCELEKPYILIYEDKINNVAKLVPLLEKIAKSKRPMLIIAEDVEGEALATLVVNKLRGVLQVAAVKAPGYGDRRKAMLEDIAVLTGAEPIFKDLGIEMENISIKQLGQAKKITIDNDNTIIVEGAGSEDAVSGRIRQIQSEIETTTSDYDREKLQERLARLTGGVAQINVGAASEAEMKEIKARIEDALHATRAAIEEGIVPGGGVALIRCIDAVKKLKLEGDEQTGADIVSKALTTPCYWIAANAGATANLVVNKVAEGKGGFGYNADTDTYEDLFDAGIVDPAKVTRIALENAVSIAVLLLTTDCLITEKPKDKDDAPAMPPGGMGGMGGMGGMGGMGGMGGMGGMGMM